GCTCACGGAGCATCCGTGCAGACTCGAGGCGCGCTCGTTCACCGACGTGATCGAAGTGAACGTTACCGTGCCAGAACAGACGGTCGGTTTCGCGATCGCGCAGTCTCGCCCAGACTGCCACTCGGGGTAAATCGGCATTCCACCCGACGCTGCCGGGTTCATTGGACGTCTCGGAGAACCAGAACTCCCCACTTTCGATCATTTCGAAACGGTCTGGACGCCAGGCGAGCGGTGCGAACTCGCCCTCTCGCTCACCGTCATCGCGACCAACGCCGTGCCACTCAAACTCATTTAATTCCTCTCGAAGGTCATCCCACTGGTTGGGTTGGGCTTCTTGTATACCAAGTAAGTCCGGATCGAGGTCTCGAATTGTTCCGGTGACGCGGTTAAATCGTTCCTCCCACGGGTATTCGTCCTCCGGATTGGAATACCGGATATTGAACGTGACCGTTCGCACGAACCTGTCGTGTAAAGAAGCAGCGCTAAGTCTTGGTGTTATGAGGGTGCCCAGCACTGCTGTGCTGCCGAGTATGAATCGTCGTCGGGAGATCCCTGGAGTTGAATCCATAGGATGCTCTTCAAGAGAATGAAACAAATAATTATGTATTAAATTCTAGTGGGTTCTATCCGATTTAGATATAATAAAATAGATGATATATCTATGTAGCAGCTGTCACTATCAGTCTTCGAATCGCCAGTCAGCAGGCGTCGCATGTTCCATACGGACGCTATGACTCACCATTATTTATAATATATTTGCTAGAAATTAATTCTATAAATTGAGATAACTACTGGAGTTGAAATAGCTAGTAGAAGGAATAGATTTTTTCTAGTACAATACTCGCCTTTCAGTAGATATTGGGACTCGCAGGAGCACATTTCGCGTTCTCGTCAACGAAATCGCCGCGTTCGAGTGCTGCGGCGGTTGCCTGATTGGCTTCCTCAATGGGGTACGTCCTATTCGCACAGAGATGGACGCGAATGTGGGCGGCGCTGATCGTGTCGGGTTCGCCAGCGTCCGTATTGTATTCGATGATGCGAACAACCCGGTTGATCATTTTGTCTGTGGCATCGGTTATTCGATTATATTCGAACTATGTAATGGTATAATTATCCCCCTCTCAAACTATGGCCTGTTCAGAAAAATCGAGTATGATTTGGGAATACACTTCCAGTGGCGACAGTGATCCTGTCTGGCAACTCGAGCTATCCATACCCAGCACGACCGGACTAGGAACCTGACTTTCTTCGACCCAGTTGCATGCTCTCAACGCCTCACTCTACATGCACGCCGAGTTCGTCGGCGATCGCTTGCAGCTCATCTTTAATAAACGATCCAGCGCTGGCCGCCTCTTTGGACTCACTTAGTCCGATCTTCCATCGGATGCCCGCTCGCATCATCGACGTCGATGGTCGTGACCCCTCCTCAACAGCATATCCCACCTCGTTCGCGATCGCGACAAGCTCCTCTTTAGTGAACGAGGCACTCACCTCGCGTTCAAAGCGACCGACATTTGTGCGAATCGCGTTCTGTAGTTCAAGAACAGTTGGACTCATATCGACGTCAACGGCGAATAGATCCGTATAGATTGTGATGGCGCTCGATAGCTGGTAGTTCACAGCCCTGCTAATTGGGCTGGTATCAACGGACTATTGATGGTAACTAGTCTCGAGGCATTGATGAATTCAATTACTGAACAAGCCCGCCAGGATAGTAGTAGCGCCTACCTGAGAGTAATTGCCCTAAATCGCGTCGATAACGATTGCCGCAGTAACGATGGCAAGCCCGTTCGCGATGCTATCCTCTGGTCGGATAGTCAAGCGAGTGAGTAGATCGAACAGTGGCGCACCGACAGCATCCTCAAAGAGATCGAACGTATCTGTGGGTCAGAACTCTTTCCGGGTACTGTACTCAGACTCGCTCGCGTATGACCGAGATTTGGGCGCTTCACGCTGAGACTAGATCACCGTTATTTAACTGATGCTTTTGCGGTCTGACCTGCGAATCGACGAAATTACTTACTGAATCGTGTTTGCGATCGACGAAAATGCTCGAAGCTGGTGACGTTGATCGGTAGTGGGGAACCTGACGACGAACTGTTCAACGCCCGCTTCGACATACTCCGCCAACAATGATTCGACTGCCGCGGATGTTCCGAACGCACCACGTTTCCGGATCTCTGCGTCCGAGAGCGAGCGATCGGACTGATAGGTGACCTGATCTCCGTAGTAGTTGTAATAGAATTCGCGTGCGTCGTTGAGGGCCTCTGATTCGGAGTCAGCGATGACTACATCAAGATAATAGCCCGGCGTGATTGCCTCGGCGGGTCGGCCGGCTTTAACGAGCAACTCTCGAATGTGGTCTAAGCCTGCAGCATACGTATCGGGTGCCATTGCGATCGGGAGCCACCCGTCGCCACGTTCTGTGAGGCGACGCCGTATCGTCCGCGGAAATCCCTGACTTGGGTCGAAGGCAGCCGATGCAACATAGATTGATGGCGAATGTGCCGGTTCGAATCCGATTGCCGCATTCTCCAAGTGATACTGATCGCCGTCGTGATCGACCGCGGTTCCGTCCCAGAGTTCGGAGATGATGGCCAGCGCTTCATTGAGTGTCGTCCCACGCTGTTCATCGTCGATACCGAATTGCCGCATCTCTTTGCGTTCGGGCGGTCTGACGCCTACTCCAACGCCCAAGGACAGACGACCACCGCTTACCTGATCAAGTGTTGCCGTCATGTGAGCGACGTGAATGGCGAAGCACCGGCAGGTAGACCGCCGTTCCGATCCCAATCGAATCGGTTGCCGCCGCGACGGCACCGAGCGTGACAAGTGGCTCGAAGCGCGGTTTCGCGAGGACGCTGTCGCCGACCCACGCCGAATCGTAGCCGAGTGATTCGGCACGCTGGGCGAGAGCAACGATATCAGCGCTGGCGCGAGCGGTGAGTTCCATTGTCGACGTGCTCGAAAAGACGATTCCCCGTGTCGGGAGTAAGTATCCGAATGTGGTCACGATGATCCTACCGAGATCAATGACGGAGATCATAATAACTGTGTACATACCACAATACTGCGATTGCTGCCGCCGTTCGCCCACTGGTTGGCTTGAACACACGTATGGTATTAACACGAGCAGCTCTCAATCTCGATTCTCCCGAACAGCTAGACGCGTCGGATTCGACTATAAGTGCCACTCAACGTCGTAGTGGAATGAGCGTGTAATGTTTTACTCACCCTCCAACGCTGCGAAATGGCTGTTTTTAGTGCCCGCCACTGAGCGGGCAAATTGTGCCCAGCGGGGAGCGAGGTCGGTGGTAGTACGGCGAAGACGAAATCGATATCGTCGGTCTTGCACCGGATGATGATCGGATCCTTTTGGCCGAGTGTAAGTAGACCACTGACCCGGTATAGGATATGGGTTGTCAAAGCGCTCCAGGCGAAAACGGAGCACGTTCGGTGGGGATCAAACGAGGGGACGAACGCTTCGCGCTCTTTTCGAAGTCCGGGTTCGTTGACGGACTGGTGGATGAACTCGATGATAAGAGGACACTCATCGATATTGATGAACTGGGGACTCTTCTATGAGACGTTTCGAAGGATACTCTCTGATTCGCCTGTGGACTTTGCACTGGAACGCATAGATCGTGAATCCATGTCGATATCGTAGTTGCAAGACTGTCAGGTCGAGCAGGGGTAAGAGTAGTTCACAATCTATGCCGCCGCTCCCGTGTCTAGGACGGTCTCAACAACTTCGAGCCTGCTCCTCAGACGAGGTGGTTAACGAGTGTATTGATTGTCTGCATTTCATCGTCATTGATGGCGTGTCCCAGTCCATCGTAGAGCCGGCTCGTTACCTCACCATCAAGTTGTTCGAACACACGTGCCGTCTCGTGAATACGAGCAGCGGTGACATAGGGATCGTCGCTGCTGCACCCAAGAAAGACCGACGTGCCATCGATAGAGCCGGCGTACTCTTCCCTCACTTCTGGACTGAGCAAACTTCCCGACAGTACCACGAGTCCGCCGTAGTGACGGGGATTTCGGGTAACGAACTCGCTTGCGAGACACCCGCCTTGTGAAAACCCGAGCAAAAGCGTGCGTTCGGGTGGAACGTCAGCGTCAGCGGCCACTTCGAGTGCCTCCGATACACAATCGAGAGCGGACGAGAACCACGGTTCGTTGTCTTTGAACGGTGCATAGCCTGATCGAGGATACCACATGCGTCGGGCGGCCTGCGGAGCGAGATACATCACTCTATGATGATGGAATTCGTCGGCGAGTCGAAGGATGTTCTTCGCGGTTGAACTGCGACCGTGAAGCAGTATGACGACTGCGGCTGCCGCCTCAGGTGGCGCTCCTGCAGTTTCGAGTGGCTGTCCCTGATGGGGATCGTCTCTCGACTCGACCGTAAATGGATCACTCATCTAACTCAGGCAAAGATGGTACGGTGAGCGGTTGGAGCTGGCTCTCGATCATCTCGCGGTCTTCTTCGAGCCACGGTGGAAGGAACAACGACTGGCCGAGCGTATCGAGGTCGGCCTCCGCTGTGAGTCCCCGTTGCTCCGTTGCGAGTTCGAAGAGGATCCCACCGGGTTCCCGGACGTACAACGAATAGAAGAAGTGTCGGTCTGTTACCCGCGAAACATCGTAGCCGCACTCTCGGAAGAGATCATGCCACTCGTAGAGCTGTTTTTCTTCCGGGACACGCATAGCAACGTGGTGGATCGACCCTGCGCCCTCTCGCCCAAAGTCACTGTCATGGTCGAGGAGATCTACGACAGTCGCACGATCGCCCGGTGCCCGATACCGAACGCGGTCACCCTCTTGATCGATGAGTTCGAATCCCAGCGTGTTCAACACGCTCGCGGTAACGAAGACGTTCGTCGAGAGCAGTGTTACACTATGGATGCCGCGAATCGCGTGGTGCGTTGGAATCGGTCCGTTCACCCACGGCTCTACGGCAGACTCGCCGGTGACGAGTTCAAGTTGCGTACCGTCCGGGTCGAAAAATCGAAGGACCGTCTCATCGAACCGTTCGGCCGGTCCCTCAACAGAGATCCCGTGTTCGGTGAGTCGGTCTCGCCAGTAGGACACCGACTTCGGCGGGATTACCAGTGCCGCGGTAGTGATCTGTGGTTTCCCCATTCGGCCGTCGTCCTCTGCAGGATAGGGGAAGAATGTCAAACTCGTGCCGGGTGAGCCGGCTTCGTCGCCGTAGAATAGGTGACGCGTGAATTTCTCGTTGAAGTTTACCGTCTGTGTGACGAGACGTAGACCGAGGACACCCGTGTAGAAGTCGACGTTCTGCTGGGCGTCGCGAACGATGCCTGTGATGTGGTGAATACCGAGCGTATCTGAGAGCATGGTTGGTGAACAGATGAAATACCCTACCGAGGCGAATCATCTTTCGGTTCTGGTGGGGTTGTCGAGTCCGTCTGCACCAGACTATGCCTAGACCACGGAAACACCGCTCGAATGGATATTCGTATGCTCCCCAAACACGTCGCTGATTGAGAACTCACGATCAATCAGAAACGTGCTCGGTTCACCGTCCACGATGTTCGCGATTACGCCGAGAAGGCACCTGCAGGGCTCGTGCTCAATAGTCAGACGATCACAAAGGTGTTAACCGCTGCAGAAGGAACGAAGCCTCATACGCAAACTGTGGCTCGTGTTATGGACTTCCTCAAGAAGATCGGTAAAGACGACGTCAAGCAGACGAAACCTCGCGGCAAGAAACTCATCGTTATCGACGAGGAGGCAGCCGATCGGTATCACGATATCGAGCAAGCCCCCACAGGAAGCGTGATGTCCTAACGATGGGATACAACACAGAGCATAGTCGACGACGACTACTCCGGGTAAGCTCTTCCTTCCTAGTGACAACTCCGAGCAGCCCTACCCTGGTGTAGTAGTAGTGTAGGGTGTAGAACTGAATTTGCTGGTTCTACCTTCGGAAGTATATCACACCACAGTGATTAGTCCGACAAGCCTTGTGCAACATCACATGTCTCTTATCACGTGTTTGTTGCACATGATTCCTCAGTTATTTTCCGTTGTTCCATCATGAGTTGTTCATCCTTCCACAGAGAGTGTTGCTAGACAGATAGTGGGGAAAATTATAGTATAGGGGAATATATTTATTTCTACCCATCGTAGAGCAGCGTATGGCGGACACAAAACTCGATGACCGGGGCCGTCTCACACTCCCAAAGGAGCTTCGAGAACGATACGGTGAGCGCTATCATATCGTTGAACTGCACGACGGAATCAAGCTCGTTCCCCTTGCGGACGATCCGCTCGCAATGCTCCGAGGAGAGTTCGCAGATATCGAACAATCAGCCGACGAACTTCGCAAGGAGGCACGGGACGCAGCACTCAACGAGGCTGGACGCTGAATGTACGCTGAGGTAGATTTCCTCCTCGCCCTTATCAAAGACGACGATTGGCTAGGAGACGCCGCTGAGGAGGTTTATCAGAAGCATCGAAACGATCTGTGGACCTCACAGTTCACACTCATTGAGCTGCTCTTAGTCGCGTATCGCGAGGATCGGGATACCGAGCGAGTTATCGCGAACGCTGCAACCCTCCTGGAGGTACGTGGTGACGTAGACACCGTGGTCGCAGCGGCAACCTACGTTGAAGATCATGGCTTCACGCCCTTTGATGCGCTACATCTCGTCGAGTCTGCAGGCGATACCATTGTTTCTAGTGATAGCACCTATGAGAGGTTTGCACCACGACTTGACCTTCGAGATATCATAGAAGAATGATGCCGGGTAGAGATACATCTGATTGGTTCTCGGGAGGACGACATCGAATATCCAGACAAGCTGACAGAGCCTTGTGCAACCATCTCTTGTCCGAGAAC
This DNA window, taken from Halalkalicoccus subterraneus, encodes the following:
- a CDS encoding AbrB/MazE/SpoVT family DNA-binding domain-containing protein, with translation MADTKLDDRGRLTLPKELRERYGERYHIVELHDGIKLVPLADDPLAMLRGEFADIEQSADELRKEARDAALNEAGR
- a CDS encoding alpha/beta hydrolase, whose amino-acid sequence is MSDPFTVESRDDPHQGQPLETAGAPPEAAAAVVILLHGRSSTAKNILRLADEFHHHRVMYLAPQAARRMWYPRSGYAPFKDNEPWFSSALDCVSEALEVAADADVPPERTLLLGFSQGGCLASEFVTRNPRHYGGLVVLSGSLLSPEVREEYAGSIDGTSVFLGCSSDDPYVTAARIHETARVFEQLDGEVTSRLYDGLGHAINDDEMQTINTLVNHLV
- a CDS encoding PIN domain-containing protein, encoding MYAEVDFLLALIKDDDWLGDAAEEVYQKHRNDLWTSQFTLIELLLVAYREDRDTERVIANAATLLEVRGDVDTVVAAATYVEDHGFTPFDALHLVESAGDTIVSSDSTYERFAPRLDLRDIIEE
- a CDS encoding VOC family protein produces the protein MLSDTLGIHHITGIVRDAQQNVDFYTGVLGLRLVTQTVNFNEKFTRHLFYGDEAGSPGTSLTFFPYPAEDDGRMGKPQITTAALVIPPKSVSYWRDRLTEHGISVEGPAERFDETVLRFFDPDGTQLELVTGESAVEPWVNGPIPTHHAIRGIHSVTLLSTNVFVTASVLNTLGFELIDQEGDRVRYRAPGDRATVVDLLDHDSDFGREGAGSIHHVAMRVPEEKQLYEWHDLFRECGYDVSRVTDRHFFYSLYVREPGGILFELATEQRGLTAEADLDTLGQSLFLPPWLEEDREMIESQLQPLTVPSLPELDE
- a CDS encoding endonuclease/exonuclease/phosphatase family protein; translation: MDSTPGISRRRFILGSTAVLGTLITPRLSAASLHDRFVRTVTFNIRYSNPEDEYPWEERFNRVTGTIRDLDPDLLGIQEAQPNQWDDLREELNEFEWHGVGRDDGEREGEFAPLAWRPDRFEMIESGEFWFSETSNEPGSVGWNADLPRVAVWARLRDRETDRLFWHGNVHFDHVGERARLESARMLRERAAAEENAGATVVVTGDLNAKPYSEPYCLLLKSVVNGMASPLVDTIHHADSVDGPRETYHEFSNELRRRIDYILVSRSADVQSFRTLPIRVGEFRSDHLPIVTVLDP